A portion of the Pseudomonadota bacterium genome contains these proteins:
- a CDS encoding KOW motif-containing protein has product MYVIYGNRRLIKRVKELLKTHDKRFDETKFPEYLLVWHNPLLVLPPELQLRLIIKDCDNSNYFSILKNAGDLTDMFTPFIPEPGKVVKIKSGTYKGLEAIVKGVKNRTCAVEFNILGRIAKENVSLDEVEDREK; this is encoded by the coding sequence ATGTATGTAATCTATGGCAATAGAAGGCTTATCAAAAGAGTTAAGGAATTGCTTAAAACTCATGATAAAAGATTCGACGAAACAAAATTTCCAGAATATCTCCTTGTGTGGCACAATCCCTTGCTGGTGCTGCCGCCCGAACTGCAACTAAGGTTAATTATAAAGGATTGTGATAACAGTAATTATTTTAGTATACTGAAAAATGCCGGTGATTTGACCGATATGTTCACTCCTTTTATACCGGAGCCGGGAAAAGTAGTAAAAATAAAATCGGGGACGTACAAAGGACTAGAAGCTATTGTAAAGGGAGTTAAGAATCGAACCTGTGCGGTTGAATTTAACATACTTGGAAGGATTGCAAAAGAAAATGTTAGTCTCGATGAGGTGGAAGATAGAGAAAAATAG
- a CDS encoding type II toxin-antitoxin system VapC family toxin, whose translation MRVFIDTSAWVAYFDKKDTNHESALKIWQQLKQEKAILCTTDYILDEMLTLLKIRANSDVALIAANAIMQSQSTEVIWVKEKLFMGALKLFKKYSDQRFSFTDCTSFEVMKASSIKKAFAFDSDFVKAGFETM comes from the coding sequence ATGAGGGTCTTTATTGATACCTCTGCTTGGGTTGCTTACTTCGATAAGAAAGATACGAATCATGAAAGCGCCCTTAAAATATGGCAACAATTAAAGCAGGAAAAAGCAATCCTTTGCACAACGGACTACATCCTCGATGAGATGTTGACGCTTCTCAAGATAAGGGCAAATAGTGATGTAGCGCTCATTGCAGCGAACGCAATTATGCAAAGCCAGAGCACAGAAGTAATCTGGGTAAAAGAAAAGCTGTTCATGGGCGCCTTAAAATTATTCAAAAAATACAGCGACCAACGCTTCAGTTTTACCGACTGCACATCTTTTGAGGTTATGAAAGCATCGAGCATCAAGAAAGCCTTTGCGTTTGATTCTGACTTTGTAAAAGCAGGATTCGAGACAATGTAG